Sequence from the Candidatus Polarisedimenticolia bacterium genome:
GCAGCCAGCGAATCGGAGACAGCCGCGCCCAGCGCCCCAGGGGAAGCTCGCCGCGGCGCATGGCGGCCGGGACCAGACGCTCTTCCGCTTCCGTCCCGGCACTTCCCCTCAGGAGATCGACTGCCGGATTTCTACCCGCGGTGGTCTTGGGAGCTTCCGGGCCGGTGACCACCGCGGCTTCGGCCGCCCTAAGGGGTCCGGAGGCGGGGCGCTGGACGCCTCCCGTGAGCGCCTCGGCCGCGACGCGCTCCAGATCCCTTACGCGCGCCCGCGCCAGGCTTTCCTCGGGAAGCGGGACGCCGTACTCCTCCTCGAAGGCCACCCCCAGCTCGACCAGATCGAGGCTGGCAAAGCCGAGATCCTCGGTCAGGCGCGAGGCGCTGCTCACGCGGGCCGGCTCGATTCGCGCGACCCGCGCCACCAGCCGGCGCACCGCCTCTTCCATCCGTCGCGGTGCGGCCGCATCAGGGGAGGATTCGCGGGCCGCGAGGAGCCTCTCACGAAGGAGCATCTTCCTCACCTTGCCGGTGGCGGTGCGCGGCAGGTCGCCGTCCGTCCAGATGGTGTAATCCTTGATCCGCTGACGTGGCTCGAGAGCGGCGTTGGCGCGGCGCACGATCTCTTCGGGACCGGGCGTCACCGCCTCCAGGAGCAAGACGGCATGGACGCGATCGCCGCCCGGTCCCGGTAATCCGAGCACGGAGGCTTCGCGCACCCCTTCCACCTTCGCGAGCGCCGACTCGACGTCTCCCGGATGGACGTTCTCTCCCTCGGCGGTGACGATGACGTCCTTCACGCGGCCGCGGATCGTGAGACGGCCCCGCTCGTCGATCTCACCCACATCGCCGGTGTGGAACCACCCCTCGCCCCCGTCGCCGCCGGTCCCGAAGTAGCCGCGCGTGACGTTGGGGCCGCGCACCAGGATCTCGCCCCCTTCTCCGAGCTTCACCTCCTGGATCCCTAAAGGCCGGCCCACGCTGCCGGCGCGCCGATCGAAGGGATTCGAGATCGACACGATCGGGGCGGTCTCGGTGAGACCGTAGCCTTGCACGACCAGATATCCGGAGCGCTCCCAGAAGCGCTGCACCTCCGGCGGCAGCGGCGCGCCGCCGGACACGAACAGTCTGAACCGCCACCCGAGCATGCGGCGCACCGGGCCGAAGAAGAGGGGCTGTAGATAGAAGGGCCAGGACTCGAAGCGCTCCTGTCGTCGCTGGAATTCCTCGAGCCCGCCGCTCTCGCGCAGGAGGAGGCGGGCTTCGGCTCCCAGAAGATCCATCAGCCGGGGGACGGTGAACAGCCCCCAGGCTCGCAGCCGGCGGGCGGCCTCCATCACGTCGCGCGGCCTGGGGGGGACGAAGGCGACCGTCAGCCCCATGAAGAGCGGGAGGAAAGCGCTCATCGCCTGGCCGAACATGTGCGACAGGGGCAGCGTCGAGAGGAAGCGCAGCTCGCCGAAGGCCTGCACCAGATTCTCGCGCTTCAGGAAGGCGCGCTCGATCGGGAAGAAGTCGGCCGCCAGGTTGCCGTGCGTGAGGACGACCCCTTTCGGCTCGCCCGTCGTCCCGGAGGTGAAGACGATCTCCGCGGTGCGCGCGGCGTCCCAGGAGACCGGGGCGGGAGCGGCACCATCCTCCCAGGCCCCCAATTCCACCCTGCGGCAGCCGGCGAGAGACGGAAGGTGGCGCGGCGTCACCGCGATCCGGGCGCCGGAGCGCGCCGCGACCTCGGCGACGAACCCTTCGCCGGAAACTTCGTCCAGCGGCACCGCCACGGCGCCGAGGAAAAAGATGGCGAGCAGTGCTTCGATCCAGTCCGGCCCCGCGGGACCCTGGATCAGAACGGGGGTCCCTTCGCCAGCCCCCGCCGCCGCCAGCGTGGCCGCGCAGGTTTCGATCCTCCGGCGCAGCTCCGCATAGCTGCGCCGGCGCCAGCGCACCCCTTCGCGCCAGAAGAAAGCGTTGCGCCCGCCGAAGCTCTCCAGGCGGCGCAGGCGCTCCGTCAGATCGTGAACGGATGGAGGGGAAGGCTCTGTCTCGAGAAGGTTCATCGAGGTCCCGAGTGGGCCGTGAAGCGGCGCCATCCTAGCACACCCGCTTCGGCCGGCTGCGTCATGGACGGGTGCGGCCCACCGGGAAGCTGAATTGAACCACGGCGCGGATTGAAGGGAGCCTCGTCGGGGCGTGCTATGCTTGGCGGCATCATGAGAAAGAAGACCGGGCGGCACTCCGCGCTGCGGAGATCGAGATGAAGCTCGAGCGTGCCTCCGGAATCCTTCTGCACCCTTCGTCGCTGCCCGGGGGGATGGGCATCGGAGATCTCGGCGGCGAGGCGCGCCGCTTTGTCGATTTCCTGCAAGCCTCCGGCTGCGGCTGGTGGCAGTTGCTTCCGCTGGGGCCCACCGGCTTCGACAATTCCCCTTATCAGTCTTTCTCGGCCTTCGCCGGCAATCCCTATCTCATCAGCCCGGAGATCCTGCGGGAGCGGGGCTGGTTGCCCGAGATGGCCCCCGCGCCCGGCGCGCGCGAGGGAAGCGTGGATTTCAGTACGCTGATCCCGTGGAAATCGGCGCTCCTGGACGCCGCCTTCGAGCGCTTCCGCTCCGTGGCCGCACCCGCGGACCGCCGGGAGCTGGAGGAGTTTCGCGCGCGCGAGCAATCCTGGCTGGACGATCTTTCCCTCTTCATGGCGCTCAAGGAGGCACAGCAGGGAGCCCGCTGGGACGAGTGGCCGAACGAGGTGAGGCACCGGGAGCCCGCCGCCCTGGAGCGGTCGCGGTCGCGGCTGGGAGGCTCGGTGGAGAAGCACGCCTTCCGCCAGTTCGTCTTCTTCCAGCAGTGGGAGGCGCTGAAGGGCTACGCCGCCGAGCATGGCGTCGGCATCTTCGGGGACGTGCCGATCTTCGTGGCCTCCGACAGCGCCGACGTCTGGGCCCACCCCGATTTGTTCCTGCTGGACGAATCGGGCACGCCGTCGGCCATCTCGGGGGTCCCGCCCGACTATTTCTCGAAAACCGGCCAGCTCTGGGGAAACCCGCTGTACCGCTGGGAGGCCCATGCCGCCCAGGACTTCGCCTGGTGGAAGGCGCGGCTGCGCTCCACTCTGAGACTGGCGGACCTGGCTCGGCTGGATCATTTCCGCGGCTTTGCCGCGGCCTGGGAAATCCCGGCCGGAAGTCCCACGGCACAAAACGGCTCCTGGGTGCCCGGACCGGGGGCGGCACTGTTCGAGAGGATTCAGGAGGAGCTGGGCGATCTGCCCTTCGTGGCGGAGGACCTCGGGGTCATCACGGCCGATGTGGAGGCATTGCGGGACCGCTTCTCTCTGCCGGGGATGCGCGTCCTGCAGTTCGCCTTCACGGATCCCGAGAACCCGTTCCTGCCGCACGCCTATCCGTGCCATTGCGTCGTCTACACCGGGACGCACGACAACGACACGACCCGCGGCTGGTTCGGCACCGCCGGGAAGGACGAGAAGAGCTTTTGCCGGCGTTACCTGGGAAGGGATGGAAGCGACATCGCGTGGGATTTGATTCGGGCCGCCTGGGCCTCGTGCGCCGTGCTGGCCCTGGCGCCGATGCAGGACATCCTGGACCTGGACAGCGGATCGCGCATGAACCTGCCGGGGAGACCCTCCGGATCCTGGTCCTGGCGCATGCAGCCGGGAAGCCTCAGCCCGGCGCTCGCCGAGCGGCTGGGGGAAATGAACTACGTTTACCAGCGCTCGCGCGCCGCTGCTACGCCGTCGCGCGTCGCCCCCGCTTCATAGGTCCACGGCCTGGCCGCGGGTCGGCACCAGCACCTCGGCATCCGGCTTGACACCGCGCAGCCCCTCCGCCAGCCCCAGCGATTCGTTCTCCTCGCCATGGATCACGAAGATCCGGCGGATCGCTCCCGAGAGCTTCTTCGTCACATGATCCAGCAGTTCGCTGCGATCGGCGTGGCCCGAGAGGTAATCGGCGTGGGCGATGCGGGCCTTCACCTGCACCGGCTCGCCGAAGATCATGACCGGGTTCTTCCCCGCCAGCAGCGCCTCGCCCAGAGTGTCGTGAGCGCAGTAGCCGATGAACAGCACCAGGTTCTTCGGGTCCCCGAGACCGTGCACCAGGTGGTGGCGGATGCGGCCCGCCTCCGCCATCCCCGAGGCGCTGATGATGATGGCGGGTCCCTTGAGGCTGTTCAGACGCTTCGAGGAGCCGGAATCGCGCACGTAGGTGAGGTTCTCCATCTCGAAGGGATTCGCCACCTCGCGCAGGAAGCGGTAGACCTCCTCGTTGAAGCACTCCGGATGCAGCCGGTGGATCTCGGTGGCATTGACGCTCAGGGGCGAGTCGACGAAGGCAGGCACCGGCGGCACCTTCTTGGCGATCATCGCCTTGTGCAGCCCGTAGACGAACTGCTGGGTGCGGCCGATGCTGAAGGCGGGAACGATGACCTTGCCGCCGTTCTTCAGCGTCTCGACCACCATGGTCAGGAGCTTCTCGGCCGCGTCCGATTTGTCCTCGTGCTCGCGTGTCCCGTAGGTGCTCTCGATCTGCAGCACGTCCACGGCGTCGATCGGCTCCGGGTCCCGCAGGATCGGGTCGTTGCCGCGCCCCAGATCGCCGGTGAAGAGGAAGCGCAGCTTACGGCCCCCCTCCTCCAGGTCCAGGATGACCTGCGCCGAGCCCAGGATGTGGCCGGCATCCTTGAAGGTGACCGTGACGCCGTCCATCACGCGCATCGGCCGGTCGTACCCGACCGCCAGGAACTGGCGCAGCGCCTTGTCGGCGTCGGCCACCGTGTAAAGCGGCTTCACGGGCGGCTGCCCCTTCTTCGCCAGCTGGCGCGACACGTACTCGGCATCCGATTCCTGGATGTTGGCGGAGTCGACCAGCATGATGCTGGCCAGATCGCGCGTCGCGAAGGTGCAGACGATGTCGCCGGAAAACCCGCGCTTCACCAGGTTGGGCAGGTTCCCGGAGTGGTCGATGTGGGCGTGGCTCAGGACGACGGCGTTGACCGTGGCGGGATCGAACGGAAATCCGGTGTTACGCGCCACCGATTCGGCGCGCTTCCCCTGGTACAGGCCGCACTCCAGGACGAGCTTCTTCCCGCCGATCTCCAGCAGGTAGAGCGAGCCCGTCGTGGTGCGCGCGGCGCCGTGAAAATGCAGCTTCATGCGGCAGCCATCTAAGCAGGCTTCCGAGGCCGGGTCAAGGAAGACGCCCTGGCACAGATTTGGAAGAGACGCGTATCAGGCGTTCACGGTCGAGACGAACACTCCCCAGATTCTCTCGCAGTACTGGCGCACCGCGCGGTCCGAGGAGAAATAGCCGCAGCGGGCCACGTTCAGAATGGAGCGCCGCGTCCAGGCGTCGCTGTCGAGGAAGGCGGCGCCCACGGCTTTCTGGGCCTCCAGGTAGCTGCGGTAATCGGCCAGCAGCAGGAACTCGTCGCGTCCCAGCAGCGAGTCGACGAGCGGCCGGTACAGGTCGCGGTCGCCGCGCGAGAAGATTCCCGAGGTCAGGCTCTCGACCGCCTCGCGCAGCTGCGGGTCGGATTCGAGGAATTGCGCCGGAGAGTAACCGCCGCGGCGCAGCGCCGCCGCCTCGCCCACCGTCAATCCGAAGCTGAAGAAGTTCTCCTCGCCCACCGCGGAGCGGATCTCCACGTTCGCGCCGTCCAGCGTCCCCAGCGTCAGGGCTCCGTTCAACGCGAATTTCATGTTCCCGGTTCCCGATGCCTCGGTCCCGGCGGTCGAGATCTGCTCCGAGATGTCGGCTGCAGGGTAGATGCGCTGCCCGGTCTTCACGTTGAAGTCGGGCACGAAGACCACTTTGAGGCGGCCGGCCATCGCCTTGTCACCATTCACCGTCTCGGCCACGCCATGGATCAGGCGCAGGATGAGCTTCGCCATGAAGTACCCCGGGGCCGCCTTGCCTCCGAAAAGGAAGGTGCGTGGCGGGCCGCCGGCGCCCGGGTCGCGCTTCAGCAGGAGATAGAGCGAGATGACGTGCAGCAGGTTGAGGTGCTGGCGCTTGTACTCGTGGATGCGCTTCACCTGGACGTCCAGCAGCGCCTCCGGGTCGATCCGGACCCCGGTCCTCTCCTTGAGGAAGGTCACCAGGCGGCGCTTGTTCTGCAGCTTGATGTCGCGCCATTCCTCGCGGAAGCCGGCATCATCCGCCAGCCGCTCCAGGCGCGGCAGCTCCTCCTCCAGGAGGACCGGCCAGCCGCGATCGAGGTGCCGGTCCAGCAGCGCCGCGAGGAGCGGGTTGCTGAGCAGCATGAAGCGACGTGGCGACACGCCGTTGGTGACGTTGTGGAACCTCTCGGGCGCGAGATCGAAGAAGTCCTTGAGGACCTCCCCCTGGAGCAGAGAGGTGTGCATCGGAGCCACGCCGTTGATGGAGTGGCTCCCGGCGGCCGCCAGGTGCGCCATGCGGACGCGGCGCTCGCCGTCGTCCTCGACCAGCGACAAGCGCGCCGTGCGCTCCTCGTCTCCCGGGAAGGACCGACGCACCTCGTGCAGGAAGCGGTGGTTGATCTCCAGGATGATCTCGAGGTGGCGCGGCAGCATCCGCGACAGCAGCGAGGCCGGCCACTTCTCCAGGGCTTCCGGCAGCAGGGTGTGATTGGTGTAGGAGAAGGTCTGCCGCGTGATCTCCCAGGCGCGGCGCCACTCCAACGCATGCTCGTCCACCAGCAGCCGCATCAGCTCGGCGATGGCGATGGCGGGGTGGGTGTCGTTGAGCTGCACCGCGAATTTCTGCGGGAACGAGGCAGCGTCTTTGCCCGAGCCCAGGTGGATTCGCAGCATGTCGCGCAGCGAGCAGGCCACGAAGAAGTATTGCTGCTCCAGACGCAGCTGCTTGCCCGGCAGCGAGGTGTCATTCGGATAGAGGACCTTGGTGATGTTCTCCGACAGCACCTTGGAGTGGACCGCCCCGACGTAATCCCCCAGGTTGAAGGCGCGGAAGTCGAACGACTCGCTCGCCTCCGCCCTCCAGAGCCGCATCAGGTTGGCCGCGGAGTCGCGCAGCCCCGCCACCGGCGAGTCGTGCGCCACCCCCACCACGACGCGCCCCGGCACCCAGCGCACCCGGAAGCCGCCGCGCTCGTCCTTATAAGGCTCCGTGTGCCCGCCCAGGCCGACGGAATAGGTGATCTCGGGGCGCGGGATCTCCCAGGGGTTGCCGGAGCGCAGCCAGTTGTCGGGAGTCTCCACCTGCCAGCCGTCCACGATCTGCTGCGAGAAGATGCCGAACTCGTAGCGGATGCCATAGCCGATCGCCGGCAGGTCGAGGGTCGCCAGGGAATCGAGGAAGCAGGCGGCGAGCCGGCCCAGACCGCCGTTGCCCAGCCCCGGCTCCGCCTCGCGCTCGAGGAGAAACTCGAGATCCTGGCCGAGCGCGCTCACGGCGGAGCGCGCCTCTTCCTGCAGACCCATGACGGCGAGGTTGTAGCCGAGCTGCGGTCCCGGCAGGTACTCGGCCGACAGATACCCGATGACACGCGTCCCTTCCTGGCGGATCCGCTGGCGCGTCCGGACGTAGCGCTGCAGCAGCCGAGTGCGCACGACGTAGGCGAGCGTCAGGTACCAGTCGTTGCGCGTCGCGTCGGGCGGGAGCTTGCCGAGAAGCGAAAGGAGGGTGTCGACCAGCTCCCGCTCGAGGGCATCGGGATCGACTCTGGCCGGCCTCGCCGGATCGGGATTCATGCGTGAGAAGGGGATTTCGACACGGTGCCGCCCGCTTCAGGGCTAATGGACGTTATCGGCTGCGCCGGCCGGGAGCCGGCGACACGGGGATTCTTCCATCCTTTTCGAGGAGCGCATGTTAGCACGAAGGGGGATCTGACCGGGAGCCGGATAGAGTGATTTCCCCGGGTCTACCGCCACGTCCTGAGGGAAGTGCGAGGTCACCCGCGAGCTACCTCTCGGATGGCTCGCCGCCTGACGCCACCGGTTTCGCCGCCGTTTCGTCGCGCGCCTAGTGTCGCGTATCAGAAATCGAGTTAACACCGAGGCCGTCGAACCGCCCGGATCGCAAGGCGCGTCGAAGCGCCGCGTACCCAAAGCGGTACGCAAGCGAGACGCAACGCAGCGAGGCGGGATGGATCGACGGCCGAATGTAACGCGATTTCTGGTGCGCGACACTAATTCAGCGCCAGGGTGACGCGACAGCCGTCGCCGGCGTCTGCGGGCTTCTCCTCGGTGAGGAACAACCGCTCCGCTTCGACCTTCTGAGTGGCGAGAACGTAATCGCGCACGGCGGCGGCGCGGCGGGCGGCGAGCTGGCGCAGGTCGTCGGTGCTGACCTCCAATCGGGCCAGTAGCCAGTCCTCCATCTCTTCCGGCGCTTCCGGCTTCTCTCCCTCGGCTTTGTCCGGTGCCGCGACCGCGGAACCGGGCACGAGCGCCGCGATTCCCTTCGACCAGGCGGTCTTGAAAACCGGCTTCACGAGCGCCGCCTTTTCGGAGTCGCTGACGGTCACCGACTCCAGCGGCGTGGCGGCGCGCTCCTTCTTGCTCATCTCTTCCCACTTCTCGCGCCGCAGCAGGTCTTCGAGCTTCTTTCGTTTCAATCCTTCGCGGTCGGCGGTTTCCTCCGTCGAGCCATGGATCGCCAGCGACAGCGCCGGCCGCTCGTACAGCGAGGTCACGAGCAGGTTCAGCTTCTCCTCGACCGCCGGCGTCAGCGCGTCGGATCCGGGATCGAACTGCAGGAAGCTGAGGTCCTCCTCCGAGCCGCCGAAGGCTCGCGCCAGCAGCCGGAAGGGGGAAGTGACCAGCTTCGTGAAGACGACGCCGATGGCGTGCATGATGACGCGACCGAGGCGGAACTTGGGATCGTCCAGGTTCCCCTCGACCGGGACGTCCAGCTCGATGACGCCGTTACGGTCCTTCAGCAGGGCGATCCCGAGCTTCACGGGGAGCCCGGTTGCGTCAGGGCTGGGGACCTTCTCGCCGAGCGTCAGCTGGTCGATGGTAATCAGGTTGCTGGCCTGCAGGTTTCGGCTGTTCACCAGGTACTTCATCGCCAGGTCCAGCTTCCCCTTCCTGAACTCGTAGCCGAGATACTTGCCGCAGTAAGGCGCCATCGGCATCAGGTCGGCGCCCTTCGCCTCCAGCGTCAGGTCGGTGTACTGGTTCTCGATCAGCGGATTGATCTTTCCCGACAGCTTCACCGCCGCGACATTCTCCAATCGCGCCTCGACGTCGACGTCGGCCCGGGCCAGCTCCTTCGAGGACAATCCCGCGATGGTGCCGCTCACTCGCGTCAGCGCCAGACTCACTGCCGGCTGCACCGAGCGATCCTCGTAGGAGAGGCGGCCATTGCGCAGGCGGATCCGCTTGATGGTGATCTCGCCGGTGTCAGACGCAGGAGAGGGTGCAGGCTTGGCGGCCGCAGGAGCCGGCGCCGCGGACGGAGCCTCACTGTCGGTGCCCGCCGGATCGGCCGGCTCGGCGACGGCATCCTCGGGAATGGGTGTCTGGTCCATCCGCAGCACGGTGAAGACGTTGATCTTTCCGTCGTTCTCGATGGCCAGCCTGCCGCTGGGGTCCTGCGCTGTCATCTCGCCGATCTTCATGTGGGGGGGATCCAGGGAGTAGTCGAGCGGCGTAATCTCCAGACGCTTCACCTTCAGGAACTCCCCGCGCTTCGCGGAGTCCTCCGTGGCGAAATCCTCCAGGACCACGCTGCCGACGTAGGCGAAGGTCGGATGGGCCGGATCGAGGAGGCTGGCCTGCACCTCGCCGTCCACCGTCAGCTTGCCGGAGCGGACGCGCAGGTCGGCCGTCGGCTCGAGGTAAGGGTCGAGGGGCGTGATGTCGATGCCGTCCATCTTCGCCTTGAGCTTGCACTGCAGCTTGAGAATCGCCAGGTCGCCGGCGAGAGAGACGGTGCCTCCCTGCTCCCAGCGCAGGGAAAGTGTGCCGTTCGAGGTGGTCTCGAGACGGTTGTCCACGTTGTGCATGTCCATGTTCACCCGGTCGAAGTGGACCTGCACCGGGCGTTTGGGCACCTGGTCCTCCGCCAGCACCTTGTAGTCACGGAATCGGACCTCCTCGATCCGGTATTGTGGCTCCGCGGAGTCCGCCGTGCCGGCGGGGGCGGGCGGAGGCGCGGGTTTCGCGGCGGCTCGTTCGGCGGCGGGGAGGACCTCGGTCTCACCCTCCAGCAGCGGCGCCAGCATGCGTCGCAGATTGTTGGTCCTGTCCGGGTATTGCCGAATGATCAGCGACCCGCCGCTCGTGTCGAGCAAGGCGACGCGCGCTCTTCCCGTAAGACCGTCGACCACGCCCCCGCTCATCTCCACGGTCGGGACGTCCACGGCCAGCTCCTCCAGCCCGCGCTCGGAAATCTTCAGATCCTTGATCTTGAGATCGGCGCCTTCGAGTCGCGCGACCCGGCGGGCGGGACCCCACTCCAGCTCGTAGGCGGAGGCGAAATCGGCGGTTCCCCCCTTGATGTCGAAGGCGACGCTGTCGCTGTAGTAGGGATGGTACTTGCCGAGCAGGAAGTTGCCGATCGTGAACTCCCCCTTGGACCGGATCGGATCGAGATAGAAATACCCTTTCCAGGAGAAGCTCTCGCCCGACTCGGTCTTCCCATAGAAGGCGTAGGGGTTCTTGTTGTCACGACTCGTGCCGAACTCGCGCAGGTCGATGCGCAGCGGGCCGAGCTGCGTGCGGAATTCCGCCGGGCGGGAGCGATCCAGGAAGTCCATCCGGGCATCCTCGATCCGCAGGCGCCCCACCCGGAACAACGGCGGCTCCGAAGGAGGCTGAGACGTTGCGGGCTGTTGCGACAGCGAATCGATGATGTCGGAGACGTTGAGCGATCCGTCCTTGCGCATCACCAGATGGCCCGTGAAGTTGGTCAGCTGGATCTGCCGGAAGCTCCAGGCATCCGAGACCAGCGAGACGAGCTGGAAGTTGACGTAGAGGCGATCCCAGCCGATGAAAATCGACCCGTCGGGGTCCTTCACCAGGAAGCCGTCGGCCGTCGCCGACAGGGCGAAGGGGTTGATCCGCAGCCGCTGCAGCGAAACGTCCCGGTGCAGCAGCGTGGAGAGGGTCCGCGTCAGGTAGGGGCGGGCGAAATAGGGGGCCGCCAGAAAGCCGGCAACCGCGTACACCGCCAGCGCGAGCGAGCTGTAGAGAAGCCAGCGTGTCAGGGAAGACGAGGCGTGCCTGTGGGAGAACCAGGGCATCAAACACTCTTACCGCGCGGTTTTTGAGGGAGCGGCCTCGAAAATCTTAGCACAGGCGCCGCGGAGGTGCCGCAGGGCCGGGATCCACTACAATGGCGCCTCACCCGCGAGGTTCGGCCGCGGCCGGGGGAGGGAAGACGATGTTCATCGGCCATTTTGCCGTCGGCTTCGCGGCCAAGCGCGCCGCGCCGGGCACCTCGCTCGGGCTGCTCATGGCCGCCGCCTGCTTCCCGGACATCCTCTGGCCGATTTTCCTTCTGCTCGGCTGGGAGCGCGTGGCAATCGACCCGGGGAACACGGCCGTCACGCCGCTCGATTTCGAGAGCTATCCGTTGTCCCACAGCCTGGTGATGGTCGTCTTGTGGGCGGGCCTGGCAGGGCTGATCTACGCCACGGCGACAGGCTACCGCCGCGGCGGATGGTGCATCGGTGCCGGCGTCTTGAGCCACTGGGTGCTCGATTTCGTGAGCCACCGTCCCGACATGCCGGTGCTCCCCTGGGGCGGGCCGAAGGTGGGGCTCGGCCTGTGGAGCTCGGTGATCGCGACGGTGATGGTCGAATCGATGATGTTCATGGCGGGGGTCTGGATCTACCAGGAAAACACCGATCCGGCGGATCGGATGGGCCGGTGGGGCTACGCGGCCTTCGTGGCGACGCTGGCGGTAGCCTACGCCGCGAACCTGATCGGACCGCCGCCCCCAAGCGTGCGGGTCCTGGCGATCACCGCGCTGGCCATGAGCCTGCTGTTCGTCTGGCCCGCCTGGTTCGATCGGCACCGCCGGGTCGTCGCCCCCCTCGAGGTGCGCGGGGCGCAGCGAGGATTCCGATGAAGCGATCCGAGCCGCCGCGCCGCTGCCACTGGGCCCGGACCGATCTGAGCATCGCCTACCACGACCGCGAATGGGGCGTGCCGCTGCACGACGATCGGGCCTTGTTCGAGTTCCTGGTCCTGGAAGGGGCCCAGGCGGGACTGAGCTGGGAAACCATCCTGAAGAAGCGGGAGAACTACCGGAAAGCCATGGACCGCTTCGAGGCGGAGAAGGTGGCGCGCTACTCGGCGGCGAAGATTCGGGCGCTGCTGGGCGATCCCGGCATCATCCGCAATCGGCTGAAGATCGAATCCGCCGTGAGCAACGCCCGGGCCGCTCTTGCGGTGCGCGAGGAGTTCGGGAGCCTGGATGCCTTCCTGTGGCGCTTCGTGGACCATCGCCCGCGGATCCATCGGTTTCGCTCCCCCTCGCAGGTCCCCGCCACCTCGCCGGAATCCGACGCCATGAGCCGCGAGCTGCGCAGGCGCGG
This genomic interval carries:
- a CDS encoding AMP-binding protein translates to MNLLETEPSPPSVHDLTERLRRLESFGGRNAFFWREGVRWRRRSYAELRRRIETCAATLAAAGAGEGTPVLIQGPAGPDWIEALLAIFFLGAVAVPLDEVSGEGFVAEVAARSGARIAVTPRHLPSLAGCRRVELGAWEDGAAPAPVSWDAARTAEIVFTSGTTGEPKGVVLTHGNLAADFFPIERAFLKRENLVQAFGELRFLSTLPLSHMFGQAMSAFLPLFMGLTVAFVPPRPRDVMEAARRLRAWGLFTVPRLMDLLGAEARLLLRESGGLEEFQRRQERFESWPFYLQPLFFGPVRRMLGWRFRLFVSGGAPLPPEVQRFWERSGYLVVQGYGLTETAPIVSISNPFDRRAGSVGRPLGIQEVKLGEGGEILVRGPNVTRGYFGTGGDGGEGWFHTGDVGEIDERGRLTIRGRVKDVIVTAEGENVHPGDVESALAKVEGVREASVLGLPGPGGDRVHAVLLLEAVTPGPEEIVRRANAALEPRQRIKDYTIWTDGDLPRTATGKVRKMLLRERLLAARESSPDAAAPRRMEEAVRRLVARVARIEPARVSSASRLTEDLGFASLDLVELGVAFEEEYGVPLPEESLARARVRDLERVAAEALTGGVQRPASGPLRAAEAAVVTGPEAPKTTAGRNPAVDLLRGSAGTEAEERLVPAAMRRGELPLGRWARLSPIRWLRRGVEECLMRPFVLLYTRPTIEGLHNLDATPGPYLFVADHHSFMDTGVLKVALPRPLRGRIAPAMTTRYHRVHFREMPGRVSVRIKEAFQVGLVEFFFNAWPLPETVRFRSSLSYAGELADAGWSLLIFPEGRHVPEGSEAKFRGGIGIFARELRMPVVPVHLEGTSHVLPERVYWPRFGKTRIVIGRPVVIDARADPAETTRRLETAVRELKKPAT
- the malQ gene encoding 4-alpha-glucanotransferase, coding for MKLERASGILLHPSSLPGGMGIGDLGGEARRFVDFLQASGCGWWQLLPLGPTGFDNSPYQSFSAFAGNPYLISPEILRERGWLPEMAPAPGAREGSVDFSTLIPWKSALLDAAFERFRSVAAPADRRELEEFRAREQSWLDDLSLFMALKEAQQGARWDEWPNEVRHREPAALERSRSRLGGSVEKHAFRQFVFFQQWEALKGYAAEHGVGIFGDVPIFVASDSADVWAHPDLFLLDESGTPSAISGVPPDYFSKTGQLWGNPLYRWEAHAAQDFAWWKARLRSTLRLADLARLDHFRGFAAAWEIPAGSPTAQNGSWVPGPGAALFERIQEELGDLPFVAEDLGVITADVEALRDRFSLPGMRVLQFAFTDPENPFLPHAYPCHCVVYTGTHDNDTTRGWFGTAGKDEKSFCRRYLGRDGSDIAWDLIRAAWASCAVLALAPMQDILDLDSGSRMNLPGRPSGSWSWRMQPGSLSPALAERLGEMNYVYQRSRAAATPSRVAPAS
- a CDS encoding MBL fold metallo-hydrolase; translation: MKLHFHGAARTTTGSLYLLEIGGKKLVLECGLYQGKRAESVARNTGFPFDPATVNAVVLSHAHIDHSGNLPNLVKRGFSGDIVCTFATRDLASIMLVDSANIQESDAEYVSRQLAKKGQPPVKPLYTVADADKALRQFLAVGYDRPMRVMDGVTVTFKDAGHILGSAQVILDLEEGGRKLRFLFTGDLGRGNDPILRDPEPIDAVDVLQIESTYGTREHEDKSDAAEKLLTMVVETLKNGGKVIVPAFSIGRTQQFVYGLHKAMIAKKVPPVPAFVDSPLSVNATEIHRLHPECFNEEVYRFLREVANPFEMENLTYVRDSGSSKRLNSLKGPAIIISASGMAEAGRIRHHLVHGLGDPKNLVLFIGYCAHDTLGEALLAGKNPVMIFGEPVQVKARIAHADYLSGHADRSELLDHVTKKLSGAIRRIFVIHGEENESLGLAEGLRGVKPDAEVLVPTRGQAVDL
- a CDS encoding glycogen/starch/alpha-glucan phosphorylase, whose protein sequence is MNPDPARPARVDPDALERELVDTLLSLLGKLPPDATRNDWYLTLAYVVRTRLLQRYVRTRQRIRQEGTRVIGYLSAEYLPGPQLGYNLAVMGLQEEARSAVSALGQDLEFLLEREAEPGLGNGGLGRLAACFLDSLATLDLPAIGYGIRYEFGIFSQQIVDGWQVETPDNWLRSGNPWEIPRPEITYSVGLGGHTEPYKDERGGFRVRWVPGRVVVGVAHDSPVAGLRDSAANLMRLWRAEASESFDFRAFNLGDYVGAVHSKVLSENITKVLYPNDTSLPGKQLRLEQQYFFVACSLRDMLRIHLGSGKDAASFPQKFAVQLNDTHPAIAIAELMRLLVDEHALEWRRAWEITRQTFSYTNHTLLPEALEKWPASLLSRMLPRHLEIILEINHRFLHEVRRSFPGDEERTARLSLVEDDGERRVRMAHLAAAGSHSINGVAPMHTSLLQGEVLKDFFDLAPERFHNVTNGVSPRRFMLLSNPLLAALLDRHLDRGWPVLLEEELPRLERLADDAGFREEWRDIKLQNKRRLVTFLKERTGVRIDPEALLDVQVKRIHEYKRQHLNLLHVISLYLLLKRDPGAGGPPRTFLFGGKAAPGYFMAKLILRLIHGVAETVNGDKAMAGRLKVVFVPDFNVKTGQRIYPAADISEQISTAGTEASGTGNMKFALNGALTLGTLDGANVEIRSAVGEENFFSFGLTVGEAAALRRGGYSPAQFLESDPQLREAVESLTSGIFSRGDRDLYRPLVDSLLGRDEFLLLADYRSYLEAQKAVGAAFLDSDAWTRRSILNVARCGYFSSDRAVRQYCERIWGVFVSTVNA